The Candidatus Dormiibacterota bacterium DNA segment GCGACCTCCGCCTGGTGGAAGAGGCGATGGCCAACATGGTCGTCAGCATCTACCACGCCCGCATCGAGTATCCCGCCGCGGTGGCCGAAACGGCGGTCGCCGGAGCCGCCGTCGACACGACGGGTGGCGGGCACGACGGGACCCTCGACACCGAGGACAAGACGATTCCCTTACCCCGACCGGCGACGCGTCCGCGGCCGAGCCCCTCCTAGCCCGCCGCCAGCTCAAAGCTGGTGTCAGCCGCCGTCAGGTGCAGGTGCAAACTTCCAGCTCCTGCTGCGATATTCAGGTAGTGCTCCTTTCGGGCTCGGTCATCGTGCTTGCCTATGTCGCGGCAGCTGCCGTGATCATCCCGGCCGTTTCGATGATCGGCTTTGGCAAGGTGCCGAAATTCCTGCGTCGCAATCCCGACCCTGGCAAGACGCGCACCCGGATGGAGGGCACCGGCCTGCTCCTGATCGGAATGTTCATTCTTGCCGACGCGCTGGCGGCCGACCTCGGCCGGCGGTCATCGGTCCCGCAGGACTGGATCCTCCTGGTCTGGGTGCTGCTGGCGGCCGGCTTGATCGGGCTCCGCTACCTCGCCGGCCGTACCGACCCGAAGTCCCCCAAACCCACGGCGTAACCGCCCCGGCCCGGGTACGATACTGCCGTGCTCATCCAGATGAGCCGTTTGGGTCCCGCGTCCATTACTTCGGGAGTGGATCTGGATGGGCTGAAGGTGGTGCTGCAAACCGCGGCGCGGACCATGAAGGTACCCGATCGGACCGTGACGGTCGTGACGCTCACGAGCGACGAGCGTCTGCGCGAGTACAACAGCCGCTATCGCGGGCTCGATGAGCCGACCGACGTGCTCGCTTTCGCCGCCCGCGAGCAGCCGACCGACCGGCGCTTTCAGCCGCCACCGGGTACCGAAGATTGGCTGGGGGACATTGTGATGTCTGTGCCGCTCGCGCGACGCCAGGCGCGCGAGGCCGGTCATCCGGTCGATGACGAAGTGCGGCTTCTCGCGGTGCACGGCTTCCTCCATTTGCTCGGCTACGACCACGCCGAGTCCGCGGAGGAGGCCGCCATGACGGCGCTGACCAACCGGATCCTGTCCAAAGCGCCATGACGCCGCACTCCGACGCCGAGTTCGAGGCGGAGCGGATTGGTAGCCCGAGCCGAGCACGCCGCGTCGACCTGCGCCGCACGATCTACAGCTTCCGCCATGCGGGGCGCGGCTTTGCCTGGGCGCTCTCTTCGCAGGCGAACTTGCGAGTGCACCTCCTCATCGCATTCTTGGTGCTGGTGGCGGCCCTGCTCTTTCGATTCACCGCCATCGAATTCGTCGGACTCGTGCTGTGCTTTGCGGTCGTGATCGCGGCCGAACTATTCAACACGACGCTCGAAGTGCTGATCGACTACGCATGGCCCGAGCACCATCCGATGATCGGTCGCGCCAAGGATGTTGCAGCGGCGGCGGTGCTGGTCGCCGCGGGCGGTGCCGCTCTGGTCGGCGCCCTCCTCTTTGCGCGCCATCTCTTCCACCTGTCGTGACGGCAGCCACGGCCGTCGTGACGGCGGCCCTCGATGCGCTTCGCGCGCGCGACTGGGACGGCTTTGCCCGCCGGCTCCATCCCGACGTCGTGCATCGAACACCCGGGGTGCCCGAGCCCATCCTCGGCCGGGAAGCGTTCGTGCTGCTGAGCCGCCAGGCCGTGGCGCGCACGCCGGACGTAACGTTTGAGGTCGAACGGCTCGTGACGGAAGGCGACACGGTGGTCGTTATTGGCGAATGGACCTATACGGGTCTCATGGGGAAGGTTCGCCAGCCTTCGGTCAGCGTCGTCGACGTTCGCGACGGCCAGATCTGGCGCGACCTGGAGTACGTCGGCCTGGCGATCTAACGATGGGGGCAGCCTGGCGACGTCTCGTCGCCATCTGGCCGCGTCTCGCGGTCACCTTGATCTGCCTTGCGTTCTGGAGAATCCTCGCCGCCATTCCACTCCCGGTTGCGGGTCTCATGGACCTCAGGCTCGCATCCGGGCAATTCTCTGCCGACAGCGGTCTCCTCTCACTGCTCGTCGGGAACCCACTCGAGCAGGACAGTCTCGTGGCGTTGGGGCTGGAGCCGTTCGTTGGCGCGTTCGTCATCTTTTGGCTGTGGGCCGCCGGCAGCGGCAATTTGCGAAGGTCGTTGAGCGACGAGCGATCGATGTGGCGCTCGCTAGCGTGGCTCACGGCGGGACTCGCCCTGGCCCGCGCTTTCGGCGTGGCCCTGCTTTTCCTTGGCGGCCGCGCCGCGATGCTGACTTCCACCGCTGGGCTTCTCAGTATCTTTGGCCTCCTGCTCGGCACAATGGTTCTCTTCGGTTTGGGCCGGGTGATCGATCGATTTGGCGAGCCGGCGGGTTACGGCGTCTGGTTCCTGTACGGAGTTCAGACCTTGTTGCAGGGAACGCATCACGTTGCCCGTTGGATTGCCGCCGTCCGGGGCGACCCGGCCTTACCGACGATCGTCATTGCCTATGCGGTGATTTCAGTCGTCGTTCTGGCCTCGGCGGTCCTGGTGTTCGAAGCCGTTCGAAACGTGCCAATGCGTGACGCCGGTGGCAAAGGCAAGGAAGTGAAAGAGAGGATTGTCCCACTGCATCTGCTCGGCGGTGGCGTCATCGTTCCCATCGTGCTGGCGAACTTTGCTGTCAGCTTCATTCCGACGATGGTTATGACGACCGTGCTTCGCCTCTCGGACCAGCAGGCACTGATCTCCTGGTCGGGACTCAGCCCTCGGCCTGTCGTTGTGATCGGCTATCACGTGACGTACTTCATCGTTGTCGTGCTCGCCTGCGTCGTCACCACCGCGCTCACCGTGAATCCTGGAGGGCCGACCGGCCGGAACGTGAGCCGGGTCAGTAAGATCCTCGCCCTCGTGGGTGGCGTATGGATGGCCCTCGCCGTGGTCTGCGTCCCACTTGCGTTCCAGTTGGCGCTCGGTCCATCGCGGCCACGGCTTCCTGTCGGGGGCGCGCCCTTCGCGATCGGCGCCGCAATCCTCATTACGGCCATCCAGCGAGTCCGCAGGCAAAATCAGTAGCCGAGCGTTACAGCTTCGTGACGTCGCGCATCGCAGTCATCGACGACGAGGCGCCCAACCGCTCGTACCTGCAGACGCTCCTGGGGACGGCCGGCTTCGATGTGCAGGTGGCTGCCGGCGGCAACGAGGGCGTGGCGTTGGTCGAGAAAGAGCGTCCTGACCTCGTCCTCGTCGACCTGATGATGCCGGAGGTCGACGGCTTCATGGTGTGCGAGCGCATCCGCAAGGGACCGGCGGGCGCCGACATCCAGATCGTCGTCCTCTCCGCGGCTGACGGGCTCGACGGGAAGGTCCGGGCGCTCGAGCTCGGAGCCGACGATTACCTGGTCAAGCCAGTCGAGTCGCGCGAGCTGATCAGCCGCATCAAGGCGATGCTCGAGAGTGGTGCGCGGCTCCGGCTCCGTGGATCGCAGGCGCGCGGTCGGCTCACGGTTGTGGCCGGCGCCAAGGGTGGGATTGGCACGAGCACCGTCGCCATGAACCTGGCGGCCCTCTACGCCGGCGGGAAAGGTGCCGACACCGTCGTGCTCGCGGACCTGGCGGTCCCGGTTGGCACCCTG contains these protein-coding regions:
- a CDS encoding nuclear transport factor 2 family protein, with the translated sequence MTAATAVVTAALDALRARDWDGFARRLHPDVVHRTPGVPEPILGREAFVLLSRQAVARTPDVTFEVERLVTEGDTVVVIGEWTYTGLMGKVRQPSVSVVDVRDGQIWRDLEYVGLAI
- a CDS encoding diacylglycerol kinase family protein, translated to MTPHSDAEFEAERIGSPSRARRVDLRRTIYSFRHAGRGFAWALSSQANLRVHLLIAFLVLVAALLFRFTAIEFVGLVLCFAVVIAAELFNTTLEVLIDYAWPEHHPMIGRAKDVAAAAVLVAAGGAALVGALLFARHLFHLS
- the ybeY gene encoding rRNA maturation RNase YbeY, yielding MLIQMSRLGPASITSGVDLDGLKVVLQTAARTMKVPDRTVTVVTLTSDERLREYNSRYRGLDEPTDVLAFAAREQPTDRRFQPPPGTEDWLGDIVMSVPLARRQAREAGHPVDDEVRLLAVHGFLHLLGYDHAESAEEAAMTALTNRILSKAP